The nucleotide sequence AGCGCCTACATTGTCGACGTACGATCTTCTTTTAACTCCTGGAATACGTTTCTCAGGACAAGGGCATGTGTAAGAATTATTCGGGGTCGAACCTCGGATTCTAACAAAACTATCTTTAaatctgattttctttttatcgCAGCCACAACCTCGGTCACAAGTAGTTTTAATATGAATAGTTTCTTTGAATTCTTCGTCTGAAATTCCATTGTCTTTGCCAAGTTTTCCTGATGTAACGACAAGTCTTTTATCTTTCTTTCTTATCATTCCTAATCTTTCTGACGGAGTTGGAAAAGGCGGCAATCCAGCTACTACCCTTATTTTCTTAAGAACTTTTTTTTCGGATGGTGTTTTACCTAGAGGTAATGGCATTCCTGCTGCAGCGAGTCCTTGAAGTATTTTCTCCTTCTGAGCAGACGTTTTTCCAGTAAGCGGTGTGAATAATCCGTCTGCTTTTGCCTTAAGTATTAAAGCTACTTCTGATGGCGTCTTTGCAAGTGGAGGCAGTCCGAGCTCAGTTCGCACTTTGTTAAtaagagatttttcaaaatatgttttaccaTCCGGCAAAGGTAGACGAGCTTCAGCAAGACCTCTGAGTATCCTTTCCTTGTGCGCCAGCGTTTTACCTTCTAGTGGCGTAAGTAGACCCGCAGCTTTTGCTTTCTTTAATTTCTCGGGTGATATTTTTGCCGATAATTTTTCCGAAACAATCTTTCTTTCATCTAAAATCATACCATAATCTGTCCGGGCTGTTACAATGCGTTTTTTCTCGGCCAGTGACAAACTTTCTAAAGGACTACTTATTCCATTGGCAGCGGCTTTTGGCAGCCTCTCCTTCATCGGTGGAGATTTTGGTCCTGGAGATAAGCCAAGTTCCTTACGTATTTTTGATGACGATTTTTTTCCCGAAGGTGTTTTTGCTTCGGGAAGCGGTAAGTCATGCTCTGCCAATCCTCTAttacaatttttctttttctctgctATTTTTCCAGCGAACGGTGATAATAGATCTGCTGTTTTAGcacctttatttttttctgaatttgtGACTTTTGGACGTTGTGTTTTAGCTTTTGCTTTTGCAATTAATGCTTTCTCTGATGGCGTTTTTCCCTCTGACAAAGATATACCCATACATGCTTGTGATTTTAGCACATCCCCTTTTATAGGAGGAGACAAACATGTCGTGGCATTTTTTTGACTCTTTTTCATCAATAGATTTTGTGGCACTGGACTTAAAGAAAGTTCCTTACGGATCTTACTTccttttgatgcaatttttttatctgaAGCTGTTTTTACTTCGGGAATGTATAAGTCATGCTTTACCAATTCTGTAATTACTTTTTCCTTCTCATCTAGTATTTTTCTAGCCAACGGTGATAAAAGGCCTTCGGCTTTAGCACTTTTAAATTTTTCTGAATTCGTTTTCTTTGGGCCGTTTGTATCACCCTCATCTTTAGCAATTCTCATCTTTTCCTTTTGAGCCAGTATCTTTCTCTCGTGTGGTGAAGACAGTGCAGATTCTTTCTCTGTTTTTGATCGCTCTGATATCGTTTTCTGTGCTGGTTCAGCTTGAATTTTTCCAATCATTGACTCCTCCGAAGGTTTTTGTCCTTTAGGTAAGGGTATTCCAGCATCATGATATAGTCGTTGTAATATGTCAGCAGCTTGagctttcttatattttttcgtaGAAATAGTTTTAGGTTCAGTGTGAAGTCCAGTTCCCTTTCTAATTTGGTCTATTAAATCTTTTTCCGATTCAGTTGTGGGTTCTGGTAACGGGAGCcttgatttaattaatgttttgagtatttttcttttttgttctgGAGTTTTGCCTTGCAAAGTTGTCCAAGTATTTGCAGCTCTAGCACGTTTCTGTTTCTGTGTTGTTTTCGGATATTCAGCTCtcagaatttttattatatctttctCGGACGGTGTATTATCTTTTGGAATTTGAGTCAACATGTCTTTAGATATTTCTTCTTTCATCGAACGACTTTTCTGTTTAACCGGAGTTATTAAGTCAGCAGCTTCTGCCATGCGTAAATACATGTCTGATGGAGATGGTGTCATATAACCAGTGTCATCTTTAATCTTTTGTATTAGAGCTGTGTCTGATGGTGATTTGCCAATCAGTAAAGGTTTTCCAGCAGCCGATCTACCTCtaagatttttatctttttgtacTCTTGTTTTAACCTGTAGAGGCATCAAGAGACTACCGGCTTTAACACAATACTGTTTTTCAGGACCACTGTCGGGTCTTTTCAATTCattccttatttttattattaatactttttCTGATGGAGTCCTCCCTTGAGGAAGTGGCAGGCCAGTTTTAGGTAATCCTTTTAGTATGTTTTCTTTCTGCTCTAGACATTTTCCCGTAAGATGTGTTAGAAATCCAGCAGCCttagctttttttattttgacggTTGTAATAGATGGTGCTGGTTTTCCTTCAATTTTAGGAATAGAGATCCCCTTATCTGTtagccttttgttttttttttctttagaagTCTTGGTTTCTAATGGCTGAAAAGATCCGGCATGAGGTGCTTTGTCATACTTGTCTCTAAGTGCTTGTGCTTTTCGTTCAGAATGTACGCCAAGTTCAACGAGTATCATatcaataagttttttttcaaatgaggTTTTGCCTTCCGGTAGTGAAGTGCCTTGTAAAGCCAgtctttttaatatcttttcTTTTTGTGTAAGTGCTTTTTCTTCGAGAGGCGTTCCCGGCCTCGACGATAGTTCCAAGCGCTGTTTATCCGTTAGTGAGACTTTTTGAGCACTTTTTGCTATTTTACAGATAAAAGATTTTTCGGGTGCGGTGCGTACCTCTGGTATTAGTATGCCTAAGCTATGTAAACCTTGTAACATTTTTTCTACTAACGGCTCCAAAAGTCCTAGTGTAGCATAACTGCCTTTTAATTCAGGAGTTGTTGGCTTAGGTGGTAAACCAAATTGAGCACGAACATTATCAATATATATTCTATCagaatttgtttcttttagtTCTAGGCTTTTTCCTGCAAGAGGAGTGACAAGATCTTTAGctctggtttttttatttttttcagatggCATACCTACGGGCATTGCTGCATCGGCCTTTACTTTTTCTACTAATTTCTTTTCAGATAGGGTCCTACCATCCGGAAGAGGTATGCCCGCCGCTGTTAaggatttaaaaactttttctttttcttcaggACTTTTCCCTTCTAATGGTGTTATAATTCCTGCCAATTCGGCTTTTCTCATATTTGCCGTTTCTGAAGCAGTTTTAGGTTCAGGTGGTAATCCAAGCTCAGCTCTGACTACCTGAATTAAGGCTTTTTCCGACGGTGTTTTTCCTTCGGGCAAAGGTTTTTTAGCCAAGAGTAAttctcttaaaattatttttaaaaccaaatttACTATGTTTTTCGAACTAgaggatttttttctttttggaaTTGCTACATAACTATTGGTTATTAGACCGGATCTTCTTCTTTTATGGAATTGGGGTGCACTGAAATGTTTGCCAGCCTGCATATTGTATTTCGATATCCGAGAACTTGACATGCGGTAGATGACGGTTGGCAGTGGTTTGTGTAcattcatttttcttttattttctttgtttaattttattttgttaactatTGTGCTGACGTTGTCATTTCCATGGCATGGTTCGGGGTTTTggttttctttgaaatgaaTCAATTCATTTcgcatttttttgttaatgtaaATACTTTTCAATTCCTTCATTTTGTTAACACCGTTGAGTTCTGATTAAATTGTGAAGCCTCTGAGTATGGTTATAGAAAATGCTGCATTTGAATAGGTACATCAGTATGCCGTAATCAAATTATGGCATTTCGTGTATGTAAGTCATCGGGgcatcattattattatcttcgtgtacaatcattttgtatatttttttgaaaaaaatccatTTAAAGCATGATCATCGTATGCTACACGGGTTGATGACGTGAAAAAGAGAAAACAACCTTATTAGCAACAGCTCAAGATACATGTAATGTTATTTAATCCTCATCAACAATCTGAaattacaaaacttaaaatacgAATAGCCTTTATTAGATAATATAGACCAAGAAAGACAGCAATCTAAACTCATTACTTCATTTCCGTCATCGCTACCGATCGTAAAAGGTTATATTTACCTACGAGCTACTTCGCGGATTCAGAAGCCATATGGTACAATTACACCTCCAGAACTTATCAATAAACGTGTGTCATTACGTTTACACAATTTGACAAAAGAGATCGTTAGACTGAACTTTCTTAATACTAACTTTAATTATATTGAGGAGAGACAATTATGCATAACTACAACTGTGTCCATGGTTTGTTCATCGGAAAATGGCTCATCAATCCGTTAcaaacattcaatattttttcatgaaagTTCAATCACGAGatcattaatacaaaattaacataaaaagatAACGTACCATTCATTAtctattctatatatttttttattattgctttgCACACAATATTTATTAGAATCATGTAGTGTTACATTTTTGAAGTTGTAATgtcttttgtacaaaaatatttttctgacatATCTAATATGTCAAGTGGCGTAATGTGACAGACGGCGTAAAGAGTTTTATAGTTATGGCCAAGCATATTTGTTAAAAACACTTATTACTGAAGCCCTTTTCATATGCAAACGGTGTGAAGTAGTAATGTACGGGCCACATGGAGAGCTTACACAATACTGCTACAATATCTAGATGAAAAAAACTGCCTTTTAAAATGAACCCTAAAGCACGTGCCAAATGATTTCTTCAATGTATTCATACTTAGGTAATgtcaaaaagtcgtggtggcctagtgggtaaaggaccaacctctcaagtatgagggcgcgggttcgatcccaggtcaggcaagtaccaatgcaacttttctaagtttgtatgtactttctaagtatatcttaggcaccattggctgtgtttcggatgttacaaagcactggtactcaactgaatccggttagacgggaagcagaccccaacatgatttggaaaaaggctcggatgatgatgatgattcataCTTAggtagaagaaataaataaattccatttcTTATCGCACAAATCAACAATagtcatcatttgcctagcctcctcccaactatgtaggggatggtttccagtctaaccggatgcaactgagtaccagtgtttagctacccgtaacgactgccaaaggttTTCAATGACGATGCTGTTTCTGGCAACCATCCTGGCTCTGTACGCTGATGATACGGCCATCTTCGACACAGGTTGTGAGTCGAATCGAAATCGGAATAACTAAGCAGAAAACACGCTTGTGTGAAAGCGCTTGAAAAAGGTCGCGAGGCCGCTTGCGGAGACGCGTAGACTTATCGGTTGGCATCGCATGTTTTCATAATGGCTGCCGGTTGAGTCGGCGGGCTGTATTGGCGGAGCGACGAGCTCAATCTTTGAGAGCAGGTTTCTTTCCCAGTGCCGTCGTCACGATCATAGACCCGGACATTGTATTCACCCTTTTTTAAACgtatactttatatttataaaacgtaaattgtttgtaatactgataatgaataaaaacaataccaGCGGCTcccggattttttattttacatcataataaattactattaaaaacaagctgattgtataaaaaaaaacttacaaaactgAATTGTAACGGTATACTGAGCCTTGAATTAGtaactttgtttttaaaactttaactcTATTGAACAAAATATGGCCGTCGTCACTCATTAGTGTTCGGTTTCGAGATCCAAGTTCCTTGCTTGGTGTCTTTTCTCTCTTCGATCAGGTCAAAGCAACAAACTCCGGTTAATCCCTTAGATCCCGAACCTTTGCCAAACATGGAAAACTTTAACCCTCCTGAGGGACCCTCAGGAGGCGCAGGCTcaggtggtggtggtggttcAGGAGGTTCATAAGAACAAGAACAATCcacttttttagatttttttttcttattcttgCCTTTTTTATCTTCTTCGCAACTGCAGTCCTCGTTGTTTTGTAGCGGAAGAACCAAATCTTTGAACAATGCCGGGTTCATACTCACGTAGTACCTGACAGCATCATCCATTGTTAACTCCGCCTCAGGCGGCTCAGGCGGCTTTTTCTTCTTAAACATTGTGAATCCAGATTGCGTTTGCGTCATATCAGACTTCTGCTTCGAAACCATTTGATCATGAAGCCATAAGTAGTTTGCATACTCTTGACACAAGAGGTCCAAATCAAGCTCTGGTTCGGGTTCAGAAGGACATTCACAATTtacattttgctttttttttccttttttgttCTTGCATACGCATTCTTTGCGGGGCTTTTCATTTTGTTCCTGTACCATTCCTGCTTGAGTAAAAGTTCCTTTTGATTCAATTTTTGAGAGTCCTCCCCCAGGACCAACGACGGTTATCGTACCCATTTGTGGCTCGGATTTTAACGAAGAGTCATCGCAGTTACAGCACTGGCAGCCTAAGGACGTCGTGCCATCCTTTGGGCCAGGGACTGTTTGAGATATGGGTGGTTGAAACTGTTCGCATGGGCATAAAGGACGTAGttttactttctttttcttACCACTGCATGTACATTGCTTCGTGGTGTCTTCTCTTGGAGGGGTACAGAATCCAATTTTTACGTCCTTTTCTAAAACAGAACATTAACTTacttttttggtttaaaaataaaagaagacgctttcacgcaaaaactacttaaccgatcatGATTGACACATATTCTTGTTGGTACTAGATTAAAAATAGGATACTTTTTTATGAACACAAaacgcgggcgaagccacggCCGGAAGCTAGTTGTATTtaaatctatgctaatattataaagttgaagagttgtTTGCTTACTGGAACGTGCAAATCTCAGGTCAATTACAGGTAAAATTACTTTGgtgttagacagcccatttacTAGGTGAAGGATTAGGCTGCTCACTGTCCGGTTTAGCAGAAGTCAAAATACTGAATACTAGCCCACTTCCCgcggttttttcaaaattcagtGTTTCTTAATCGGCAAGCTTTTaacagtgaaatatattttttcatatcggttcagtagtttcggagctttcagggtacaaacaaacaatttttatttattatattagtatagaagtatagtaTTAATTACATTGGTATAGGAATAATTTCATACTAAgtgtatgaaattatttgttatagGTTTATTTCACTCTTAATTACACTATAATAGATGATAAAAAACAACATACCTACCTGTTACGTTACCAGCAGAACCACCACACCCTGTTGATATCAATTTCAGTGCTTTTCCTACTTGCAAGGCTTCttctattaatttttttaattgttctgGATTGCATTGACATGGTCGGGATTGCTTCTTTCTCGAGTTTTGCTTAACGGATGGACAAGGCTTAATGGAAGCACGTGAATGGCGATTTATCACCGAACTATCCCTTGGTGTATGGCATTCGAACCTTCCAGAACATGGAAGTATCTCACAAGGAGCCACTGATTTGGGACCTTGGTTTACGGAAGCAAAAGATACTTGCTGGGTCACATTCGGGTTGGGTAACAGCTGTTGCCCCTCACAGCTTAAGCCTgataaaaaagattaaaatataaattcaatatgatttaataattttttgagACATTGAAGTGCGCCTAAGTTCGCACCTTTATTCACAAGAAGAGGCGAGATAACTTCAGATCGTATTACGCTCGAGACACATCGGTGTTTACAATTTCTCTTTTGGTGTTTTACTAAATCTTTCCGAGGACAACAACATGGCCTGTCGGCTGTAGTGTCAGTGCTCACGGCGTGATACACCTTCTGCCATATTCCATCAGGAGTCGTTATCTGACagagtttgtttttgtatattagTGCATGTTTTCTCTTATGTGCAGGGCAAAATGGCCCCTTACAGTTAATCATAGTTTCTTTGTCATGGAAAGATACTGCTGCCGGTGCTGATGCCGGTGCCATCCCTTGAAGGCAATATTTTTTACCTTGGGCAGATACTCTTACTCTACGAACATCTCTTCCATGCTTTATTTCTGTAACAGGTTAAACTGAGGATAATTACTTAGTCCAAATTCAAAGTAggtattcaattaaaaaaaaactagcagtGTGTAAACAGTGAGTGTGTGAGTGTTAGTGAGTGGGTGACTGACTACTATTGCCTTTCCTATTCCCGCTCCATACCGTTATTTGATAAAAGCGTaatcatcactacatagtataaagctttctctgtccctatatcaCTATGTACGGTATGTACCTATGCTTGaatctttaaaactaaaaagtttatattataataacatccaGCACCCGTGCTAAGCCGGGGTGGGTCGCTAGTTCATTATAAAGCATAAagcatttttaaccgacttcccaaaaaggaggaggttatcaattcggccggtatgttttttttttttctatgtatgtacatcgattactccgaggtttatagaccgatttacgtgattatttttttgttcgacgcgaaattgctgccagttggtcccatagtcatcaggtcaggatctgatgatggaaactctgagaaatcgagggcaaccttcgaaagttgtaggcatatatagggtaaaaacttgacactcaggtgtatgcctgaaaacactattcaacagtgaagatttggagttgacctgatgctgga is from Helicoverpa armigera isolate CAAS_96S chromosome 1, ASM3070526v1, whole genome shotgun sequence and encodes:
- the LOC110379263 gene encoding uncharacterized protein LOC110379263 isoform X1, producing MKELKSIYINKKMRNELIHFKENQNPEPCHGNDNVSTIVNKIKLNKENKRKMNVHKPLPTVIYRMSSSRISKYNMQAGKHFSAPQFHKRRRSGLITNSYVAIPKRKKSSSSKNIVNLVLKIILRELLLAKKPLPEGKTPSEKALIQVVRAELGLPPEPKTASETANMRKAELAGIITPLEGKSPEEKEKVFKSLTAAGIPLPDGRTLSEKKLVEKVKADAAMPVGMPSEKNKKTRAKDLVTPLAGKSLELKETNSDRIYIDNVRAQFGLPPKPTTPELKGSYATLGLLEPLVEKMLQGLHSLGILIPEVRTAPEKSFICKIAKSAQKVSLTDKQRLELSSRPGTPLEEKALTQKEKILKRLALQGTSLPEGKTSFEKKLIDMILVELGVHSERKAQALRDKYDKAPHAGSFQPLETKTSKEKKNKRLTDKGISIPKIEGKPAPSITTVKIKKAKAAGFLTHLTGKCLEQKENILKGLPKTGLPLPQGRTPSEKVLIIKIRNELKRPDSGPEKQYCVKAGSLLMPLQVKTRVQKDKNLRGRSAAGKPLLIGKSPSDTALIQKIKDDTGYMTPSPSDMYLRMAEAADLITPVKQKSRSMKEEISKDMLTQIPKDNTPSEKDIIKILRAEYPKTTQKQKRARAANTWTTLQGKTPEQKRKILKTLIKSRLPLPEPTTESEKDLIDQIRKGTGLHTEPKTISTKKYKKAQAADILQRLYHDAGIPLPKGQKPSEESMIGKIQAEPAQKTISERSKTEKESALSSPHERKILAQKEKMRIAKDEGDTNGPKKTNSEKFKSAKAEGLLSPLARKILDEKEKVITELVKHDLYIPEVKTASDKKIASKGSKIRKELSLSPVPQNLLMKKSQKNATTCLSPPIKGDVLKSQACMGISLSEGKTPSEKALIAKAKAKTQRPKVTNSEKNKGAKTADLLSPFAGKIAEKKKNCNRGLAEHDLPLPEAKTPSGKKSSSKIRKELGLSPGPKSPPMKERLPKAAANGISSPLESLSLAEKKRIVTARTDYGMILDERKIVSEKLSAKISPEKLKKAKAAGLLTPLEGKTLAHKERILRGLAEARLPLPDGKTYFEKSLINKVRTELGLPPLAKTPSEVALILKAKADGLFTPLTGKTSAQKEKILQGLAAAGMPLPLGKTPSEKKVLKKIRVVAGLPPFPTPSERLGMIRKKDKRLVVTSGKLGKDNGISDEEFKETIHIKTTCDRGCGCDKKKIRFKDSFVRIRGSTPNNSYTCPCPEKRIPGVKRRSYVDNVGARVTLESADIHSKHSKIEKYNESKMKPVQIKKEEKMRSNKYKMQNHKMYDINDDIGCTLNTTSSDESLNIVSAIGTPYIDSENDLHYYSPPYERWACESKRFVDPTCIFCDPLSKLCNEPVSKNYMVADNPYHGSPYSIFVVKSERSVSLTKSSSESMDTISVMSYASSSVSSNSEHYFDYQLSNELFSNSSFETSDCSANSLSYDVDGTLRSD